One window of the Triticum dicoccoides isolate Atlit2015 ecotype Zavitan chromosome 3B, WEW_v2.0, whole genome shotgun sequence genome contains the following:
- the LOC119277065 gene encoding MICAL C-terminal-like protein, giving the protein MRRFLTHLHHHSHRLRPSPPLSRIPTTKNNLPFLVSRRLLSDDASPPAAAPSPPPPPPPAAAPPPPPPPSAIDVPNEELKRRLEAYYKVEDESELSSVAVAVLERNLADAHSETDDELIEELRDRPLPQVHDRDFEADFDEMYETDEELTDLYNARQYVEKKMKDDKSSNNMNETKWDEEIKKAAEKGQLSNMKECEDILEDMLHWDKLLPDEIKQKVEAKFNELGDMCERGELEPEQAYELFKDFEDKMVSECTELMEAEPLTVDELSEADNKSAELNDPPGEGPVLRWESRIVFAPGGDAWHPKNRKVKLSVTVKELGLSRHAFRRLREVVGKRYNSGKDELTIISERFDHREENRKDCLRTLYALVEDAMKADVLANAARDAYVKGRLQANSQFMDRLKMKTQKLRQAA; this is encoded by the exons ATGAGGCGCTTTCTCACCCATCTCCACCACCACTCCCACCGCCTCCGCCCATCCCCACCACTCTCTCGTATCCCCACAACCAAGAACAACCTCCCTTTCCTTGTCTCCCGTCGCCTCCTCTCCGACGACGCCTctcctccggccgccgcgccgtcgcctccccctcctcctcctccagccgccgcgccaccgcctccccctccgcCGTCAGCCATCGACGTCCCAAACGAAG AATTGAAGCGGAGGTTGGAAGCTTACTATAAGGTGGAGGATGAGTCGGAGCTATCGTCTGTGGCTGTGGCTGTTCTCGAGCGGAATCTTGCAGATGCACACAGTGAGACCGATGATGAACTTATCGAGGAGCTGCGCGACAGGCCACTTCCTCAGGTCCATGATCGGGACTTTGAGGCTGACTTTGACGAGATGTATGAGACTGATGAGGAGCTTACTGACCTGTACAACGCGAGGCAGTATGTTGAGAAAAAGATGAAGGACGATAAGTCATCTAATAACATGAATGAAACCAAGTGGGATGAGGAGATCAAGAAAGCAGCAGAGAAGGGCCAGCTGAGTAACATGAAGGAGTGTGAGGATATCCTCGAGGACATGCTCCACTGGGACAAGTTACTACCTG ATGAGATAAAGCAAAAGGTGGAGGCCAAATTTAACGAGTTGGGGGACATGTGTGAGAGGGGGGAGCTTGAACCTGAGCAGGCTTATGAGCTATTTAAAGATTTTGAGGATAAGATGGTCTCGGAGTGCACAGAACTGATGGAAGCAGAGCCGCTGACTGTAGATGAACTTTCTGAGGCAGATAATAAGAGCGCCGAGTTGAATGATCCACCTGGTGAGGGACCTGTTCTAAGGTGGGAGTCACGCATTGTCTTTGCTCCTGGTGGTGATGCATGGCATCCCAAAAATAGGAAAGTTAAACTCAGTGTAACCGTCAAGGAACTGGGACTTTCACGGCATGCTTTCCGTCGATTACGTGAGGTTGTTGGAAAGAGGTATAATTCAGGAAAAGATGAGCTCACAATAATCAGTGAAAG GTTTGATCATCGAGAAGAGAACAGAAAAGATTGCTTGAGAACACTGTATGCTCTAGTGGAAGATGCGATGAAAGCCGACGTGTTGGCCAATGCTGCTAGAGATGCTTATGTTAAGGGGAGGCTCCAGGCTAACTCTCAGTTCATGGACCGGCTGAAGATGAAGACTCAAAAATTAAGGCAAGCTGCATAA